The genome window ACGGGGTCATGATCGGACTGCTCAAGAAAGCGGGCCAGTTAGGCTTGATGGCAGGCGGACTGCCCGAGGCTTTTGGCGGCGCGGGTTTAAGCAAAGCGACCACCACGCTCGTCAGCGAGCGCATCAGCATCCAGCCGAGTTTCGCCGTCTCGCTGGGCGCCCACATAGGCATCGGCACCCTGCCCATCCTCTTCTTCGGCACGCCCGAACAGAAGAGAAAGTACATTCCAAAACTGGGAAGCGGCGAGCAGATCGCGGCCTTCAGCTTGAGCGAGGCCGAGTGCGGTTCCGACCCCCTCAGCGCCAAGACAAAGGCGACCCTCTCGCCCGATGGAACCAAGTATCTGCTGAACGGCGCCAAAATGTGGACCACTAACGGCGGATTTGCAGATGTCTTCATCGTCTTTGCCAAGATCGATGGAGAGCAGTTCACCGCATTCATTGTTGAGCGCAACTTTCCGGGAGTCTCGGTTGGGCGAGAAGAGCACAAATTAGGCATCAAGGGCAGCTCGACTCGGCGCGTCATCCTTGAGAACGCCGAGGTGCCTATCGAAAATGTCTTGGGCGAGATCGGCAAAGGGCATCGCATCGCGTTCGGAGTGCTCAACATCGGTCGCTTCAAACTGGCAGCCAGCGCGCTCGGCGTCTCAAAAGAGGCGCTTCGCATCGCTGTTCGATATGCCAAGGAGCGCAAACAGTTTGGGCGAGAAATCGCCTCGTTTGGCATGATCCAGCAGAAAATCGCCGATATGGCCACCAAGGTCTACGTGCTAGAGAGCGCGATCTACCGCACGGCGGGTCTGCTCGATAGCGTCTTCCATGACATCGATGCCTCCGCGCCGGATGCCAACGATAACTATCGCCGTGCGGACGAAGAGTATCCCGTCGAATGCGCAATCATGAAGGTGTTCGGCTCCGAGGTCCTTGATTTTGTGGTCGATGAAAACCTCCAGATTCATGGCGGCTTTGGGTTTACCGAGGAGTTTCCTGCGGCGCGAATGTACCGAGATGCGCGGATCAACCGCATTTTTGAAGGAACGAACGAGATCAACCGCTTGCTCTCTCTGGGGATGCTGATGAAGCGCGCGCTGAAAGGCCACCTGCCGGGATTAATGGAGGCGGCGCAAGCCATTCGCTCGGAGTTGAATACGCCGCAGATGCCAGCCCCAGACCCGACGGAACCGATCGAAATCGTCGCCAAGCAGGTCGGCGGAATGAAGAAGGCCGCATTGATGACAGCGGGCATGGCGGTCGAGACCTTGGGCGCGACGATCGAGAACGAACAAGAGATCGTCGCCGCTCTCGCGGACTGCCTGATCGAGATTTATGCGCTCGAATCGGCGCTGCTGCGGACAAGAAAACTGAGCCAAAAAGGCTTGAACGTCGATCTTCCCGCCGCCATGACCATGCTCTACGGCTATAGCGCTCTCGATAACGTCGAGCGGTCGGCGCGATGGGCGATCAACGCCTTTGCCGAAGGCGATACGCGCCAGACGCTCTTGATCGCCCTCCGCCGCTACTGCAAGCGAATCGAGTGCAACCCGATCGGGCTTCAGCGCCAAGCAGCGGCCTACGTGATCGAGCGGGAAAGGGAGTGGTCTGCCTCGAGCGCCAAGTGAAGATGTGGCCGATACCCTGGTCGAACTGATCCGGTCAAACGCACAATCGCTCGGCGACTTGACGGCCTATCGCTTCTGGCGGGACGGTGCCGTAACCGATGTTACATGGTCGCAGTTTGACCGCGATTGCGATGCGTTCGCACAGTTGCTGATCGATCGAGGCGCGATGCCGGGAGATCGGATCGTGCTGCTTTCTGAGAACCGATACGAATGGTTGGTGGCCGACCAAGCCATCCTGCGCGCGGGCGCGTTCACGGTTGCGCTTCACTATCCGCTGACGAAGGAGCAGGCCGCCGCTCAAGCAAAAGACTGTGGAGCGCGACTGGCCATCGTTTCTGGAGAGCATCAATCGGCCAAACTCCCAGACCTTGATTGCATCCTGATCGACTCAAGAGGCAAGCCGCCTTCAGATGAGGTCATCAGGCGATCCAAAGCGATCGCCCCTAACGACGTTGCCACAATCATCTATACGTCGGGCACGACGGGCGAGAGCAAGGGCGCCATGCTGACTCATCAGAACCTGCTTTCGAACGCCCGAGCGCTCAGAGAGTTGGTTCAAGCCGAATCGCACGAGAACGTCGTGCTCAACTTTCTCCCGCTAAGCCACATCTATGCGCGCACCAGCGACTATATCTCGGCGGCAGTGCAGGGCGTCGTAATGGCGTTGGCCGCTAGCATCGAGACCGTCGGTCAAGACCTACAAACGTTCCGACCGCACGCGATTAACGCCGTGCCCAGATTTTACGAGAAAGTGAGAGAACGCATCATCGAGAGGCGAATTGTCCGTCTGCTCGGGCCCCTGGGTCGTCGTCTCGCGGTCAAAAAGGCGTTTGGCGGGCGGCTGCGCTATGCGTTCTCCGGTGGGGCGGCGCTGGATCCAACTGTGCAAGAGTTCTTTAGTCAAGCCGGACTAACCATCTATCAAGGATACGGATTGACAGAAACCTCGCCCGTAGTCTCAACCTGCTGGGAGGAGGCTTTCAAACCGAACACCGCTGGTCGAGCCGCCCCCGGCGTCGAGATCAAGATCGCAGAAGACGGCGAAATACTGGTACGCGGGCCTAACGTGTTCGTAGGATACTGGAACAACGAGGCCGCGACCAGAGAGGCGTTTGATGAGGACGGCTGGTTCCGCACGGGCGATGTCGGCGAGCTCGACAACGACGGCTTTCTCAAAATTACCGATCGGAAGAAGGACATCTTTGTGCTTTCGGGCGGCAAGAACGTTGCGCCAATGCCGATCGAGAACGCGCTGATCAACGATCCCTTTATCCTGCAGGCCGTGGTGTTTGGCGACAAGCAAAAGTTTACTGGGGCGCTCATCGTTCCCGACCGAGAAGCGCTATCCGGCAAGTTCGATCTCTCGGACAACGAAGGGATCAAAACCTTTCTACAACAGCGCATCGATCTGGCATTGGCAACCTTTTCGCCCCATGAGCGAGTCAAACGATTCGCCATAGTCGAGGAGCCCTTTTCGATGGAGAACGGGTCGATGACGGTAACGCTCAAGCTTCGCCGCTCGCGCATTCTCCATCAGTATGCCGACCTCGTCGAGAAGGTTTACCGCGACTAAAGCCGAAGATAAAGCTAGAGCCAATTAGGAGGTTAGCATGGGCGACCAATATCGCCGTCAGATCAACGATAGAACCCTTCGGCCAGAAAGCCTGATGATGAGCTACGGCTACCTGCCCGAGTGGTCGGAATGCGCGCTAAAGTGCCCCATTTTCCAAACTTCGACCTTTGTCTTTCGCACGGCGGAAGAAGGAAAGGCCTTCTTTGAAATCGCCTATGGTTTGCGCGAGCAGGGACCCGGCGAAACGCTCGGTCTCATCTATAGTCGCTTAAACAACCCAGATTTAGAAATCCTGGAGGATCGCCTTACGCTTTGGGACGGCGCCGAGGATTGTGCCGTATTCGAAAGCGGCATGGCGGCCATCTGTGGCGCGATGTTCTCCTTTTTGCGTCCGGGCGATGTGCTGTTGCACAGCGAGCCGCTCTATGGAGGCACCGACCACTTGATCAAGCACGTCCTTACCGAATATGGGATCGTGCCAGTGCCCTTTGCGGCCGGAACGAGCGAGAGCGGCATCCTGCGGATTCTGGATCAAAGCGATAGCGCGGACAAACTGAAGATGATCTATATCGAGACGCCTGCCAACCCGACAAACGTGCTGGTCGACATCGAAATGTGCGCTCACATCGCCAGAGCGCGCTCGACTCCAGAACGCCCGGTCATTACCGCTGTCGACAACACCTTTTTGGGGCCCGTGTTCCAACACCCGATAAAGCATGGCGCCGATTTAGTGCTCTACTCGGCTACCAAGTACATCGCGGGACACTCGGACGTTATTGCCGGAGCATGCCTTGGTCCAAAGAACTACATTCAGACCATCAAGGCATGGCGAACTTTCATGGGCTCAATGTGCAGCCCGTGGACAGGCTGGCTTTTGATGCGGAGCCTAGAAACCCTGAAGTTGCGAATGACCTGCCAGATGAAGAACGCCCGCGTGGTGGCCGACTTCTTGGCCGACCATCCTCAAGTCGAGCGCGTTCACTACTTAGGACATATGACCGAGCATTGCAGCCAGTACGCGACCTATCAGCGACAGTGCTTGAGCCCGGGCGCGATGATCTCGTTCGAAGTGGTCGGCGGAGAGAGGGAAGCGTTTCGTTTTCTCAACTCGCTCAAACTAATCAAACTGGCCGTTTCGTTAGGCGGTACCGAATCGCTGGCCGAGCACCCCTGCACAATGACACATGCCGACATGTCCAGCGAGGACAAGAAGCAGTTCGGAATAAAGGAGAACCTAATCCGCCTATCCGTTGGCGTAGAACACCCCGAAGACCTAATTGCCGACTTAGATCAAGCGCTGCGGTGCGGCGTAGAGGCGCGGCCCGCCGCCATGAAGTAGACGGACAAGACGACCAATCCAGCCACGCCGAACAGCGCTTTGGCATAGTTGGGAAAGGCGTAAAACGAAAAGAAACCCTCGGTAAGAGCCGCCCACAGCAAGAGCGGCACGGAGCCGGCCAACAACCATATCGCCGTCTTGCCGCCATGCCGAACCGAATCGATTCGTGTGCGGTCGCCCGGCAACAACAGCGACAATCCCAAAGCGAGCCCGCCTGCGCCGCACAAGAAGATTGCGCCTAACTCCGGCACGCCATGAGGAAAGATGGAAACCAGCAAGTAACCCAGCTTTCCGACTTTGGCCATCTCTGCCGCCAAAGCGCCCATGATCGCGCCGTTCTGAATGAGCAACAGCACGGTGGGGATGCCGAGCAGAATCCCATACCCAAAGCATCGCATCGCCACGCTCGTGTTGTTGACAAAGTAGAACGCGGTCGGCGCATAGCCGTCGTCCTTACCGACCGCCTTCTGCTCGCCTGACTTCCATTGTTCGACCACATCGGCAAACTGTTCCGGCATCAGCCGGTAGGTCCAATCGCCGTCGTGATAGCAGAGGGCAAAAGCGACGACCGCCCCTACGAAGAAGAACCCGATCGCCGCCGCAAACAACCGCCAAGTTGTTCGAAAGCTGAGCGCGAAGCGATCCCAGAAGTTTCTCAGGCCAATTCGAAGAGTGCCCGTCCGGGCGCGATAGATGACGCCGTGCGCACGCGTCATCAGGGCATTGAGGGAGGCGTCTAATTCGGGGCTCAGCTTCTTGGTGCGGATGTAGGCTAAATCCGCCGCAGCTTGACGATACAGCCTGCCAATGCGCTTGAGTTCAACCCTAGAAAGAGATCGCGCGCCCCCTGTACGAAGGCGCGCGACCGCTTGATCCAACTCGTTCCAAGCCTCTTTTCGCCGCTCGATATCAAACGGCATAGGCGTCGAACGAGATTACTTCTTAACGGGCGCCTTTGCGGGAGCCTTGGCGACCGTCGTAAACTTAGCAGGGTTCTTCTTAAAAGTGTCGCGGCAGGCTGCGGTGCAGAAATGCAGGGTCTGCTTGTTG of Armatimonadota bacterium contains these proteins:
- a CDS encoding acyl-CoA dehydrogenase family protein translates to MSLTLRGGEFIIKDCDPSQTFTPEDLTSEDHLIAQAAEDFIRGEVMTQYDAIESQADGVMIGLLKKAGQLGLMAGGLPEAFGGAGLSKATTTLVSERISIQPSFAVSLGAHIGIGTLPILFFGTPEQKRKYIPKLGSGEQIAAFSLSEAECGSDPLSAKTKATLSPDGTKYLLNGAKMWTTNGGFADVFIVFAKIDGEQFTAFIVERNFPGVSVGREEHKLGIKGSSTRRVILENAEVPIENVLGEIGKGHRIAFGVLNIGRFKLAASALGVSKEALRIAVRYAKERKQFGREIASFGMIQQKIADMATKVYVLESAIYRTAGLLDSVFHDIDASAPDANDNYRRADEEYPVECAIMKVFGSEVLDFVVDENLQIHGGFGFTEEFPAARMYRDARINRIFEGTNEINRLLSLGMLMKRALKGHLPGLMEAAQAIRSELNTPQMPAPDPTEPIEIVAKQVGGMKKAALMTAGMAVETLGATIENEQEIVAALADCLIEIYALESALLRTRKLSQKGLNVDLPAAMTMLYGYSALDNVERSARWAINAFAEGDTRQTLLIALRRYCKRIECNPIGLQRQAAAYVIEREREWSASSAK
- a CDS encoding long-chain fatty acid--CoA ligase yields the protein MADTLVELIRSNAQSLGDLTAYRFWRDGAVTDVTWSQFDRDCDAFAQLLIDRGAMPGDRIVLLSENRYEWLVADQAILRAGAFTVALHYPLTKEQAAAQAKDCGARLAIVSGEHQSAKLPDLDCILIDSRGKPPSDEVIRRSKAIAPNDVATIIYTSGTTGESKGAMLTHQNLLSNARALRELVQAESHENVVLNFLPLSHIYARTSDYISAAVQGVVMALAASIETVGQDLQTFRPHAINAVPRFYEKVRERIIERRIVRLLGPLGRRLAVKKAFGGRLRYAFSGGAALDPTVQEFFSQAGLTIYQGYGLTETSPVVSTCWEEAFKPNTAGRAAPGVEIKIAEDGEILVRGPNVFVGYWNNEAATREAFDEDGWFRTGDVGELDNDGFLKITDRKKDIFVLSGGKNVAPMPIENALINDPFILQAVVFGDKQKFTGALIVPDREALSGKFDLSDNEGIKTFLQQRIDLALATFSPHERVKRFAIVEEPFSMENGSMTVTLKLRRSRILHQYADLVEKVYRD
- a CDS encoding cystathionine gamma-synthase family protein, with the protein product MGDQYRRQINDRTLRPESLMMSYGYLPEWSECALKCPIFQTSTFVFRTAEEGKAFFEIAYGLREQGPGETLGLIYSRLNNPDLEILEDRLTLWDGAEDCAVFESGMAAICGAMFSFLRPGDVLLHSEPLYGGTDHLIKHVLTEYGIVPVPFAAGTSESGILRILDQSDSADKLKMIYIETPANPTNVLVDIEMCAHIARARSTPERPVITAVDNTFLGPVFQHPIKHGADLVLYSATKYIAGHSDVIAGACLGPKNYIQTIKAWRTFMGSMCSPWTGWLLMRSLETLKLRMTCQMKNARVVADFLADHPQVERVHYLGHMTEHCSQYATYQRQCLSPGAMISFEVVGGEREAFRFLNSLKLIKLAVSLGGTESLAEHPCTMTHADMSSEDKKQFGIKENLIRLSVGVEHPEDLIADLDQALRCGVEARPAAMK
- a CDS encoding stage II sporulation protein M, with protein sequence MPFDIERRKEAWNELDQAVARLRTGGARSLSRVELKRIGRLYRQAAADLAYIRTKKLSPELDASLNALMTRAHGVIYRARTGTLRIGLRNFWDRFALSFRTTWRLFAAAIGFFFVGAVVAFALCYHDGDWTYRLMPEQFADVVEQWKSGEQKAVGKDDGYAPTAFYFVNNTSVAMRCFGYGILLGIPTVLLLIQNGAIMGALAAEMAKVGKLGYLLVSIFPHGVPELGAIFLCGAGGLALGLSLLLPGDRTRIDSVRHGGKTAIWLLAGSVPLLLWAALTEGFFSFYAFPNYAKALFGVAGLVVLSVYFMAAGRASTPHRSA